The sequence gcaccccagcctgggagacagagccagactccgcctcaaaaaaaaaaaaaaaaaaaaagaaagaaaatataacaggAAGGAGTGCTGAAACTTGATATGAAAatagtttgtttttgtcttttttaaaatagggtctcactttatcacccagactagagtgcagtggtacgaccatggctcactgcagccttcacctctcgggttcaagtgatccctccacctcagcctcccaagtagatgggagtacaggcacacgctaccacacccagctaatttttgtagagacagggtttttgctatgttgcccaggctggtttccaactgctaggctcaagcaatccgctcacctccacttcccaaagtgatgggattacacaCATCAGCCACAACGCTCAAAAacagtttctattaaaaaatctaaacacggctgggtgcagtggctcacacctgtaatcccagcactgtgggaggccgaggcgggcggatcacgaggtgaggagatcaagaccatcctggctaacactgtgaaaccccgtttctactaaaaatacaaaaaattagctgggtatggtggcgggcgcctgtagtcccagctgctcaggaggcagaggcaggagaacggtgtgaatctgagaggcagagccgagatcgtgccactgcactgctgcctggccaacagagcaagactccatcttaaaatacatatatacacacacacaaggaaaATGGACATTCTAGAATCTGCTAGCTTCACTGTATTGGCAGATAGCCCCAGTTCTTTCTCGTATTTTCTGTCCTCCAAAGACATTCAAACACGAACTGCACCCCAAGTGTTTCAGCAGCTGAAACACCTTTGACTGAAACCATCTAAACGTGTCAACAGCCACCCCAGATTCTACCAAGTCTAGAATCATTCCCATGTATTGAGGATTCCAGACTGTTCCTGTCTGGACATTCCCTTTGCGCTTCTTGGCTTTTCCAAGCAGCTAAAGACTCCGAGGTGTTTCACACTTAATTTCTCAACCAGCTGTTCAAGCAGTTATCATCCTAAGCAAGAGAGCTAGagatactgaaagaaaacaatgaaagagtTTGGGGCTCACGGTTCTGTAAAACATCGAAAGGAGAAAAAGTGGGGAACCAGCAAATGTTCAGAAGTGAATGTAATAGTAACAAAgtgacttttcaaaaaaaaatcccCCTTTTACAAAAACGTTTCTTTCCATATAAAAGACTCATCTTCAAGATAAAGAGCCtcttaaggccaggtgcagtggctcatgcctataatcccagcactttgggaggtcaaagcagaaggactgcttgagcccaggagttcaagaccagcctggggaacatagggaGCCAGCCCTCCtctctagcaaaaataaaaaaaattagctgggtgtgatggcttgtgcctgcagtcccagctacacaggaggatgaggtgggaggatcacttgagggagtgcgaggctgtggtgagctataattataccactgcactccagcctggatgacaaagaccctgtctcaaaaacaaacaaaacagccttCTCCACCATTCTGGTCTGTAAGTGTTGATATTTTGGTCTTACAAAATTGAGAAAGAATAACAAACCTTTGAATCATCTGTTTTCAGATGCAGAAAGGGGCAGGGAAAGAACATCAACATGTATGCTACAGAAATATGacagttttaattttctaagtctttcaagaaaaaaagtataGTTGAATGGTAGGTATAcaggtatttatttaattttttttttttttctttttttttttttgagacaaggtctccctctgtcacccagactggagtgcagaggcacaatcttggctcactgcgacctcaacctcctgggctcaagcaattctcccatctcagccccccaagtagctgggactataggcgctcaccatgcgcctggctaatttttctatcttttgtagagacgtggtttcgctatgttgcccaggctggtcacaaactcctgagctcaagcaatccaccccccatggcctcccaaagtgctaggattaaaggcatgagccattgtgcccaaccTAATGTTATTCTTTATACctcacatatataaatattactttgtacctattaaataaaaaattaagcagTCTCAAGTGTCTTAACGAACCACACTTTGCTTTTAAGTTCCTTGCCTCTTTGAATGTgctttgcctattttatttttttgagacaaggtctcactttgtcacccaggctggagtgcagtggcaagatcacggttcactacaacctcgacctccctgggctcaggtgatcctcccacgtcaacttcccaagtagctgggaccataggtgcatgctagcacacctggctaatttttgtaattttttgtagagatagggttttgccatgttgcccaggctggtctcgaactcccaggctcaagtgatctgcctgccttggcctcccaaagtgctgggatcccagGCATGAGCCCTCAGGCACGtaagctaccacgcctggccctgccTAATTATTCAAACCTAagtcaaaagaaataatttgataatTACTGTTACATAAGAACAAAGATAGGTGTGCTGAACATGGCAATCATTCAATTGCTGCCTTGTGATAAAATCTGTTTGCTCAGAGAGCAGGAACTCAAAATAGTCACAACTCCCTTCCACTAGTATTATGCCGACATTCTTGGGCTCCCCCATAGACTGGCTATCCTTAAAGTTTAGGATAATACTAGATGAACAGGTTTTAGGAAGAAAACTGTGGAAAAAATTATAGAGTTTCAACTTCAGTTaaggaaataatttcttaaaagcaTGGTTGTACGGCTGTTACATCACAACCCAGTGTAGAAACAAATCTACCACGAACGCTCAGCAATTTTACCAGGCAAATCAAAATAAGAAATTACCTGAGCCTCCCTTTTTCAAAATACTTGTTTCCTGGGCTGTTCACTAGCAAGTGCCGGCCACTAAAACGTCTTACCTGGAACTGGGGGCAAGAGAGTAAATTCTGAATGCCCATTCCTTATCTAATCTGAAAAGTACACATCACTTTTGCATACCTAATTGTCTATCGCCATGCCTAGTGGTTAATTAACGAGCTACTGATGGAAAACTGGTATAGCTGAAGGATGACAGAATGACTACTCAAAGACACACTGTACAATCTGCCTACTTAAAACATGTCCACCTGGTTGTACAGCTCTTTCTTTACAACCACAAGGGCAGATTATTACCACCAGGGTGGAGGATGTACGAGATTTATAAAGGGCTTGGTCAAAACCTAGGAGTGGAAaaggaaggtagaggttgcagggtCACTATGCCCCACACATGTAGAGTGAGTCTCAACCCAGGCACTATCGATGTTTTTTGGGGAACAATTCTTTATTGTTTGGAGATATCCCAGCATTGCAGGACAGCCACTGATTCTGCCTACTGAATACTGGTAGCTTGTAGGAGAGGGGAACAGCATGGTGACAACAAAAACAGTCTCATCATTCTTAAATTATAAGGGGGATGCAGGGTTGGGGAGGGAGAGGTAAAGACCACTAGCCAAGAGGGTGGAAGTCAAAACTTCTGATGCTATTAAAAAGAACACAGAATCTTAGAAGATACTGTATGCAACTGAAAACAGAGATTAAATGCCTAAACAGTGCTGGACACAGGTCATTCTCAATGGTTCTCTCTCTAGAAGCCACCTCATCCCAAACCAAGACACTTTTCTGTGACATTACTGATGATACTCTGCTTGAATACCTGTCATCCTAGAGAAAAAACAGCCTTAGGAGCCAGAGAGATTGAGCTTTGAATCCCAGTCAGGTGGCTATGTAGATACTTAATGtgaatttcagtttctttattaaaaaaacaaaaacaaaatcactagGAGGATGTGATTAGAATTAAAACGAATATACACAAAGCACTGTCAAGAACTAAGTGCTCAACAGAGAGAAATCGTGACGACTGTCACTCCCGTGATGAGATTTACCCTCAAGAGGAAGCACATCCTGCCATGGGAACGTTCAagctatttgaaaacatttacGTTAAGCCCAAATCTGCTTTCCCATGACTTCTCTTACGAAGACCAGcatattccatttttttccctcaagaaaacTAAGAATGAAACACCTCCAGTTCTCTACATAATGGGGTTTCTAGATATATCTGCTTTCCTGATGGACTTCCTCTGGATTTGGGCAATTTGTgatgttcctttctttttcctttttttctttttgagacagagtctcattccgttgcccaggctggagcgcagtggcgagatctcgactgattgcaacctctgcctcccgggttcaagcaattctgcctcaggctcccaagtagctgggattgcaggcgcccgccagcacgcctggctaatttttgtgtgtttagtagagacggggtttcaccatgttggccaggctggtcttgaactcctgacctcaagtgatctgcccaccttggcctcccaaagtgctgggattacaggcatgagccaccacgcccagccgtgaTGCTCCTTTCAAAACTCAGCATTGAATACGGTGCTTTGATCCTGATCACCAATACACAATATTTCAGTTAATGTACCCCAGAACTTTATAGTAAAAACAGATCCCTCTAACTTTTTGTTTAAACAGAGTTTATAGAGAATGGGTGGACCAACTCTGCCTTTAGTACTCACCGTTGTTTGTTTAAACAGATGTTTACaaccaaatatttgaattttcagGTTTTAGGAATATCTTACAgtacagagaaaggaagagtAAAGGATTAACGATTACTTTGTGAATAAATTCTACTAGATTTTATCAGACTAGCATTAAATGTAGAAATAAGGCTTATCGTTCATAAATGGATATGttagtagaaaacagaaaaagcaaaggtATTTGGTGTGATCAATACTTTGATTCTGTTAGCAAATCCCACTCAGAAATTCTCCAAGTACTCTGTGCAAAAGCATCACCTGCATATCCAGTCCACATGACACCAGGCTCTGAGGCCTCTGAGGTCGAAAAGCCACCGAAGAGCAGATGTTGGAGTGTCTCTTCAAGGATCTGACGACCTTCTTGTTCTCCACGTCTAGGATTTTGATCGCCCCAGAGTCATCGGCAGAAGCCAGCAGGTTTTCAGTTTGATTCAATGAAAGACAATTGATTTCTTCTTCATTCACATGAAAATGGTCCAAGGAATCTTTGAGGGACCTGACATCCAGTACACTAATGGTTTCTCCATGTGAGGCGTAGAGCttggtggggcaggagggagaaaatAAGACACTGGTAACATCATCAGCCCCTTGGAACCGCATGTGTCCTAATGGAGTTCCATCTTCACCCCAAGCCGTGAGATCTCCGCCCTCCGCTCCGGAAGCCAGCAGCCCTTCTTTACTTGCATTTAGGCAGAGGACGGGAGAAGAATGTCCGCCAGTCCACTTGACTGCCATAATGGTCCCGAAGGCTCTGTGAAGGGGAAACAACTGTAATCTCATGTTTTATGCATTGACTTGATGGTAGGAGACAGACGTAATCAACAGTATTTCATAAAGACATCTtgaaaaaactaaatttttttttttaaaaaaaggacacTTGAAGATCAAGTCTCCAAAAGCCTAGCTGAACACAGGGTTGTATCCTGGCTGGCAAATGCTTCAGTGGGGCTTCCTTTGCCATCAGGGATCTAGGTGAGGCTGGTCCTCCAGTCTTTGATATGGAACCCACAGAAGAATaaacactaaatattttaaattaggaaaaattCTATTAAAGAGAGGGCTGCAAAATCATCAGGTTATACCTCTTATCTGAATAATGTTTTAGATGATGAGCTCTGTAGCCAGGCTCTCCAGGTTTGTAGTAGCTAGGTGACTGGGCAAATTACTGAACCTCTCTGTCACTCACTCTTcttctctataaaatgaggataataacaaCACTTATTTCATAGGATCATAATACATGTAAATCACACataatggtgcctggcacataatgagTACTCAACAAGTATTCCTATtgttactttttctgtttttattaggCTGGTCCAAAGTGGCATCACATGTACTGCACCAGTACTCTCcaagtgtggtccccagaccagcagcatcagcaccacctaggaacttgtcagaaatgcaaactGTCAGACCCAACACCGGATCTACTGAATCTGAAACTCTGGGGGTGAGACCAAGCAatgtgcttttgttgttgttgttgttttgttctctgagatggagtctcgctgctgttggtccaggctggagtgcaatggacgatctcagctcactgcaacctccgcctcccggtttccagcaattctcctgccccagcctcccgggtagctgagataacaggcaccCAGcaacaagcctggctaatttttgtatttttagtagagacggggtttcaccatgttggccaggctggtctcaaactccagacctcaggtgatccacctgcctcggcctcccaaagtgttgggattataggcgtgagccaccgtacctggccgcAATGTGTTTTAGTAAGTCCTCCAGGTGATCCTGATGTACAATGGAATTGCAGAATCTGTATTGCACTAATAACCACCTGGGGAACTGGTGAAAATGGCAGGCCCTTGGGTCTTCCCACCAGATACTTATTCAGTAGGTTATCTAATTTTATTCTCAAAGCAACCCTTTTGATTGGTATTATTCCATTTTAGGGATAATAAAACCGAGTCtcagaaatgttaaataattttcccaaggtcacttGACTCTTAGGATTTGTAAGGGATCCCaaatgttttgcttttgagacagggttttgctctgtcacccaggtggagtgcagtggcacaatcgtggctcactgcagcctcgacctcccaggcctaagcaatcctcccacctcagtctcctgagtagctcagaccacttatgtgcaccaccatgcctggctaatttttattttattttattttattttttcacaaagtCGGGGgggggggtctccctatgttgcccaggttccaaatatttaaataatgaagGTCCTTTTCTAACAACTCCACCTGACAACGGTTTTGTTATTAAGtctttgaagaaacagaaaatgaccAAAAATTACTAGTAAGTCATCAGTGCTTTAAAATGTACTCACATATGTTTAATCATATTATCATCTGCCTGCATTTACACAACAGTGCAAAATTTAGATTTCTGATCCTCTAGGAATCCCAGATATAGACACACTGGAAATGCCACATAATACTGGCCTGCCTTGCCTGCCTGCTGGTCAAGGCAAAAAAGGAATCAGGGCAATTTATACAACTCTACTCTTGGTCAAGACAAAAGGAAGCAAACAAATCTATCTcgacaaatttaatttttaatttcataagcGAAAGGAGAACTTACCCGAGTGCCAGACCCCAGAGCTGCTATGCTATTTCCAGGTAAGATACTTGAATTTAACCCAATGGTACAGAGATaaatttccttatttggaaaaatcatttaaaataatctggCAATCTGCCCAAAGTTTCCATTCCCAacacaaagcttttttttttttttttttttggagacagagtcttgctctgtcgcccaggttggagtgcaatggcacagtctcagctcactgcaacctctgcctctgcctcctatgtttaagcgattctcctgcctcagcctcccaagtagctgagactataggcgcccaccaccatgccaggctaatgtttgcatttttagtagagacagggtttcaccatgttggccaggctggtcttgaacttctgaccttaagtgatccgcccacctcagcctcccaaagtgctgggattataggcgtgagccaccgcacccagcttccCCTTACTTTTAGTCACACACAGGATCACTAATTAGACTGCAAAAAAATCACTGATCTATTAGTAATCAAGTTAACAGAAACGTGGTCACAAAATCAAATATAGAAATGTTCATaaaactaaaatggaaaaaagacaaaattaaactTTGTTTTCAAGCAGAAGCACTCAATTAATATACAGAAGAAACTAATTGGAGACTGAAGCAGTAATATTTAAAGGAGAGGACTGGAGAGGAAATGACTCAGAGGGAGGTAAAAACAGGGAGCCCTGGTGGTTTGATTTTTGCTGACAAGTACTGAAACAGCAGCAGGTAAATATGCTGTAACGAAGACTGTTGCCAAAAGTTCCAGATAAACCAAGATTTTAAACGAAAGGCACTGATAGTATTTAGGCTAAGGAACTGTAATACTGACTTATCTCATGATAAAGATGCTATTCTACAAATTTGAATTGAATATTGAAAAGTCAATTTAAGTTACAATTTTGTTtaacaatttcaattttttttttttttttgagacagggtcttgctctgtcatgcaggccttgacctccccagcctcaagtgatcctcccaccttagcctcctggttagctgggactacaggctctcgCCACCAAACccaccaattttttgtatttttttgtagagatgaggtttccccacattccccaggctgctctcgaactcctgggctcaagcgatcctcccgtctcagcctctcaaagtgctgggatcataggcatgagccactgcacccagccaatgctTTCAAATCTTTAGAATGTCGATCATTTCTTTCCCAGCCTCTTCTtcaaggccaggctggtctcgaactcctgacttcaggtgatctgcccgcctcagcctcccaaagtgctgggattacaggcgcgagccacagtgcctggccgagagcattttttaaaagggtgAAGTGCCACAGCTGGCAGTTCTCATCGGCCAGATCATTTTATGATGAATCAACTTTGAAGTCAGGAGGTCTATGCTCTAGAGCATTAAGATTTGCTGGTATTTGTGTGCATACAGGTTTTGGATCCCAGCTGGGATTTTAGGTTTTCTCTGAAACAAGAATGAGCAGGGTTTCTAATGCTCCTATTTCTCCATTACAAATCTACCCACAGGAGAGCCAAATAAATGTTGACCGACAGACA is a genomic window of Macaca mulatta isolate MMU2019108-1 chromosome 2, T2T-MMU8v2.0, whole genome shotgun sequence containing:
- the WDR53 gene encoding WD repeat-containing protein 53 isoform X3, yielding MAVKWTGGHSSPVLCLNASKEGLLASGAEGGDLTAWGEDGTPLGHMRFQGADDVTSVLFSPSCPTKLYASHGETISVLDVRSLKDSLDHFHVNEEEINCLSLNQTENLLASADDSGAIKILDVENKKVVRSLKRHSNICSSVAFRPQRPQSLVSCGLDMQVMLLHRVLGEFLSGIC